The segment AAGACAGCATTCGATTGTTCAAAGCGATCGGGCTAGATTTTAGCGCATTCCTCGAATCCGGCAATCGACAACTTCAAATTACTGACCCCACAGGCACAGCTAAAGCGCTTTTGGTCAGAAATGGAGATGTGCCTGTTTATGTCGAATACGGGCAGGCGCAACTCGGAATTGTTGGCTATGACGTGCTGAAGGAAAAAGCGCCCAATGTTGCGCATCTGATTGATTTGGGATTTGGCGGCTGCCGAATGTCGGTGGCGGTGAAAGCGGAAAGTCCTTATCGATCGTCGTTAGAATTGCCCCTGCATGGTCGAGTCGCTTCTAAATTTGTCCATTGTGCGCGGGAATATTTTGAGAATTTAGATTTACCTGTTGAAATTGTGCCACTGTACGGATCTGTGGAATTAGGTCCAATTACAGGCATGTCAGAAGCGATCATAGATTTAGTCGCAACCGGAAATACGCTGCGTGAGAATGGCTTAATTGAAATCGATGTCTTATTTCATAGCACGGCTCGTCTGATCGCTCATCCACTCAGCTATCGCCTGGATAGCGATAACATCAGTCAGCATATCCAGAATATTCGTCACCAAATTGCATCTCCTGTATGAATTCTTCTCGCTCTAAAGAGACTGATTGGCGCTTATTTCTGCGTCTCGCTCCGTATGCTCGTCGAAATCTGAAATTATTGCTGTTGTCGATGGTATTTCTTGTGCCATCTGCGATCGCAAGTACTGTGCAGCCGATTCTAATCGGGAAAGCTGTTTCTCTGCTCAAACGAGAACCTTCTGCATTTGATATGCCCTTTGGCTTTTTGCGCGATCTCTCGCTGAGCCAAGGGCTGAATGCACTGGCATTGTTGTTACTGACGACGATCGTATTTCGATTGATTTTCGATGCGTCTCAAGGCTTTCTTGTGCAGAATGTGGGTCAGCGAATTACCGCCAACATTCGCAATGATTTGTTTGATCATGTGACCTCTTTAGCGGTGCGATTTTTCGATCGCACTCCTGTGGGCAAGTTGATCACCCGCTTAACCAGCGATGTCGAAGCGTTGGGCGAAGTATTTTCGACTGGAGCGATCGGGGTTGTCGGTGACTTGTTCACGATGCTGACGATCACGGTGACGATGTTTCTGATTCAGTGGCAGCTTGCGTTACTGCTCATTTTCATGCTGATTCCGGTCACAGGATTGATCGTTTACTTTCAGCAGCAGTATCGCAAATCGAACTATCGCGCCCGCGAGGAACTCTCTGATCTCAACTCGATGCTCCAAGAGAACATTACGGGGATTGGAGTCGTTCAGTTGTTCAGACGAGAGCAGTTTAATAGCCAACTGTTCCGGGAAGTCAATCAGCGCTACATCAAAGAAGTCGATCGCACTATCTTTTTCGATTCTGCGGTATCGGCGACTTTGGAATGGATTTCACTTGTGGCGATCGCAGGTGTGCTCGGTGTTGGGGGATGGCTGGTCACAGGCGGGAATTTGAACTTTGGCGTGTTGTCTACGTTCATCTTGTTTGCTCAACGCTTGTTTGACCCGTTGCGGCAGTTTGCGGAGAAATTTACCGCGATTCAGGCTGGCTTTACCGCAGTCGAGCGAGTCAGCGAAATTCTCAATGAGCCGATCGAGATTCGTGATCCAGCAAATGGTCAGATTCCTCCTTCCTCGCAAGCTGGCGAGATTCGCTTCGAGAATGTCTCGTTTGCTTACAAAGCAGATGAATTCGTTTTACACAATCTCGACTTTACAATTCGTCCGGGTGAACAAGTTGCTTTAGTCGGTCCAACTGGAGCCGGAAAGAGTTCGATCATTCGGTTACTCAGTCGTCTATACGAACCGACGAGCGGCAGAATTCTACTCGATGGGGTGGATATTCGAGACTTGCCTCAAGCCGAACTGCGTCGTCGTATGGCGATTATTTTGCAAGATGGTTTCATCTTTGCTGGCGATGTCAAAAGCAACATTACTTTGGGTGAGTCGTATAGCTTTGAGCAAATTCGCTCTGCTGCTGAACGAACAAATGTCGATCGCTTAATTGAGCAATTGCCGCAAGGCTACAATACTGCGCTGCGAGAACGCGGCACAAACCTTTCTGGTGGACAGAAACAACTGCTAGCTTTTGCGCGCGCAGCGATTCGCGATCCGAAAATTCTGGTTTTAGACGAAGCTACCGCCAGCTTAGATGTGGGCACAGAAGCTTTGATTCAAGAGGCATTAGAACATCTGCTCGAAAATCGGACTGCGATTATTATTGCCCACAGGCTCTCAACGATTCGCAATGTCGATCGTATTCTCGTGCTCAAGCGAGGACAGTTGATCGAATCTGGAACCCACGAGGAACTGCTGAATCTCGGCGGACTCTACGCCAGTCTCTATCATTTGCAAATGCTTGAGAGTTAGTATTCCTCTTTTTTAGAACAGCAACAGTTTTAGCGGAGAACATGGTTAGCTCTGCTAGAACTGCTGCACGATCGCTTTTTTCCAAAAAGGGTTTACAAACCGAAATTTATGGGGCAGAATTTATAACAAGCGTTCGATATAAATCCATGACTCAGTTTCCATCAAGGTTCCTCTTACGGTTAGACGATAGAATATATCGATCATTCGATATCCCAATTCGCCTGTATGCCGAAAATTGTTGACCACGATCGCTATCGCAAGGAACTGATTTTTAAATCGTTTGATCTGTTTGCTGAGAAAGGATACGCCGCGATTACGATGCGGCAGATTGCCCAAGGCTTAGGAGTTTCGACTGGAACGCTGTATCACTACTTTCCGAGTAAGGAGGCATTGTTTGAGCAATTAATCCAAGAACTGACTGAGGTGGATATTCTCAATTTTTCGACTCGATTAAAAGGCAAAAACCTAGTCGAACAGACTCAAGCAGGTTTTGCACTGTTTGAGGAGCATCGAGACTACTTTCTGAAACAGACATTGCTGATGACAGATTTTTACCAACATCAGAAACGAGAGGGAAAAGAAGTCAGTGAAGTCTTCAGAAGAATCTGTGATCAAGCTGAAAAAACGATGTCTGCAATGCTTGGAATTGATGATCCACAGATTCTGATTTTTATGATGAGCTTAGTCGATGGATTATTGCTCCAAGACCTTTACGGGCATCGCAAGATTGATTACCAAGCTCAAGCAAAATTACTTGCTGAAATGCTAACGCTGTACTTAGAGAAACACAAACCGAAAACATCATGAGTCTGGATCTCTTTCTGAAACCGAAAAATCGTCTCTGGAGCGGCATTGCGATCGCAACCTTGATCACAGGTGGAACATCGTTTTATGTCGTCTCTCAATTCAGTCCTAAGCCTGCGATACAATCTGCTGAAACTGCTCCGACTGTGACCCGAATTGCTGCGTTGGGACGACTAGAACCTGGCTCTGAAGTGATTCGATTGTCGGCTCCGATCTCGTTAGATGGCGATCGCATCTCGGAGCTACTCGTGAAGCAAGGCGACCGTGTTCAGAAAGGTCAAGTAATCGCTGTTTTAGACTCGCGGGATCGATTGCAGGATGCACTCTTACAAGCTCGCGAACAAGTTCAAGTCGCACAGGCGAAACTTGCTCAAGTTCGAGCAGGCGCAAAGACTGGAGAGATTGAAGCGCAGCAAGCAACGATTGAACGACTCCAAGCCGATCGACAAGGTGAAATCGCAGCTCAGACCGCAGAAATTAATCGCTGGCAATCTGAGGTGAGGACAGCTCAAGCAGAATTCGATCGCTTTAATTCACTCTACAAGCAAGGTGCGATCGCAGCTTCTAACTTAGATAGTAAACGCCTTGCACTCGATACTGCTCAATCGCAACTCAGACAAGCTCAAGTCAAACAGAATCAAACTGCGAATTCGCTCGAAGCACAGTTAAGTGAAGCAAGAGCAACGTTGAATCGGATTGCAGAAGTTCGTCCGGTCGATGTTCAGACAGTTGCAACTGAAGTGAATAGCGCGATCGCTGCTGTCAAACGGGCTGAAACTGAACTCGAACAAGCTTACATTCGCGCACCGATGGCAGGACAGATTCTCAAAATTCATACTCGTGCAGGTGAAAAAATTAGCGAATCTGGGATTGCAGATTTAGCTCAGAATGATCAAATGGTGGCTGTAGCTGAAGTGTATCAAAGTGACATTGCCAATGTGAAAGTTGGACAGACTGCGATGATTACTGGACAAGCGTTT is part of the Leptolyngbya boryana PCC 6306 genome and harbors:
- a CDS encoding ABC transporter ATP-binding protein, yielding MNSSRSKETDWRLFLRLAPYARRNLKLLLLSMVFLVPSAIASTVQPILIGKAVSLLKREPSAFDMPFGFLRDLSLSQGLNALALLLLTTIVFRLIFDASQGFLVQNVGQRITANIRNDLFDHVTSLAVRFFDRTPVGKLITRLTSDVEALGEVFSTGAIGVVGDLFTMLTITVTMFLIQWQLALLLIFMLIPVTGLIVYFQQQYRKSNYRAREELSDLNSMLQENITGIGVVQLFRREQFNSQLFREVNQRYIKEVDRTIFFDSAVSATLEWISLVAIAGVLGVGGWLVTGGNLNFGVLSTFILFAQRLFDPLRQFAEKFTAIQAGFTAVERVSEILNEPIEIRDPANGQIPPSSQAGEIRFENVSFAYKADEFVLHNLDFTIRPGEQVALVGPTGAGKSSIIRLLSRLYEPTSGRILLDGVDIRDLPQAELRRRMAIILQDGFIFAGDVKSNITLGESYSFEQIRSAAERTNVDRLIEQLPQGYNTALRERGTNLSGGQKQLLAFARAAIRDPKILVLDEATASLDVGTEALIQEALEHLLENRTAIIIAHRLSTIRNVDRILVLKRGQLIESGTHEELLNLGGLYASLYHLQMLES
- the hisG gene encoding ATP phosphoribosyltransferase codes for the protein MLTVALPKGALLKDSIRLFKAIGLDFSAFLESGNRQLQITDPTGTAKALLVRNGDVPVYVEYGQAQLGIVGYDVLKEKAPNVAHLIDLGFGGCRMSVAVKAESPYRSSLELPLHGRVASKFVHCAREYFENLDLPVEIVPLYGSVELGPITGMSEAIIDLVATGNTLRENGLIEIDVLFHSTARLIAHPLSYRLDSDNISQHIQNIRHQIASPV
- a CDS encoding ABC exporter membrane fusion protein, with translation MSLDLFLKPKNRLWSGIAIATLITGGTSFYVVSQFSPKPAIQSAETAPTVTRIAALGRLEPGSEVIRLSAPISLDGDRISELLVKQGDRVQKGQVIAVLDSRDRLQDALLQAREQVQVAQAKLAQVRAGAKTGEIEAQQATIERLQADRQGEIAAQTAEINRWQSEVRTAQAEFDRFNSLYKQGAIAASNLDSKRLALDTAQSQLRQAQVKQNQTANSLEAQLSEARATLNRIAEVRPVDVQTVATEVNSAIAAVKRAETELEQAYIRAPMAGQILKIHTRAGEKISESGIADLAQNDQMVAVAEVYQSDIANVKVGQTAMITGQAFEGELQGTVSEIGLQVNQQQVFSNQPGENLDRRVIDVKIRLNPVASRKVSSLTNLQVQTSILLN
- a CDS encoding TetR/AcrR family transcriptional regulator produces the protein MPKIVDHDRYRKELIFKSFDLFAEKGYAAITMRQIAQGLGVSTGTLYHYFPSKEALFEQLIQELTEVDILNFSTRLKGKNLVEQTQAGFALFEEHRDYFLKQTLLMTDFYQHQKREGKEVSEVFRRICDQAEKTMSAMLGIDDPQILIFMMSLVDGLLLQDLYGHRKIDYQAQAKLLAEMLTLYLEKHKPKTS